One window from the genome of Hoplias malabaricus isolate fHopMal1 chromosome 18, fHopMal1.hap1, whole genome shotgun sequence encodes:
- the si:dkey-5g14.1 gene encoding lysosomal proton-coupled steroid conjugate and bile acid symporter SLC46A3 has protein sequence MKRFHFVEPVVAVYSFASFMLYPLIQQYVYRRLWQQITNSSYPALDTSSRCASNNSNVSSHHEEVQKAASMFSMYSDLFSLIPSLIVTLILVAYSDQRGRKITMIFPLIGALVYCLSFLAVSIFELNLYLLIAASFVSALFGGIGTMLGGCFSYVADLCENDKQKILRMAGLDMVIGLLSGAALISTGYFLSATGFNWPFFTSGIFHLLNLLYVIFFLKESRVVENPVGSDATDGAIQKLTLSIYNLFAEGSRRRNALLVLLIVIFCSFSFANFGGLTVITLYELNEPLCWSEILIGYGSALSISVFVTSFIGVYLLSRCLPNLVIIFIGILSVFIGMTMMAFVKTTLMMFLVRTPMLLAVMPFPVLRSMMSRVVSKSEQGALFACVAFVDNLCTNLANAAFNSVYSLTVAWFPGFVFLLAAGICLIPISLLGVVRFFRLEDISETERLLVEEDTPAADRTPVA, from the exons ATGAAGAGGTTTCATTTTGTGGAGCCGGTGGTCGCTGTTTACTCCTTTGCCAGTTTTATGTTGTACCCTCTGATCCAGCAGTATGTGTACCGCAGACTGTGGCAACAGATAACCAACAGTTCCTACCCTGCACTGGATACTTCTTCTCGATGTGCTTCTAACAACAGCAATGTATCAAGCCACCATGAA GAAGTGCAGAAAGCAGCCTCGATGTTCTCCATGTACTCAGATCTCTTCTCTTTAATCCCAAGTCTCATAGTGACCCTCATCCTAGTGGCCTACAGTGATCAGCGAGGCCGAAAAATCACGATGATCTTCCCCCTCATTGGTGCTCTGGTGTACTGCCTGTCCTTTCTCGCCGTGTCCATCTTTGAGCTCAACCTCTACCTGCTCATTGCAGCCTCATTTGTCAGTGCCCTTTTTGGGGGCATTGGCACCATGCTGGGTGGCTGTTTTTCTTATGTGGCTGACCTCTGTGAAAATGATAAGCAGAAGATCCTGCGCATGGCTGGTTTGGATATGGTGATCGGGCTGCTCTCTGGAGCGGCTTTGATTTCCACTGGCTACTTCTTGAGTGCCACTGGGTTTAACTGGCCCTTCTTTACTTCTGGAATATTCCACCTGCTCAACCTTCTGTATGTAATCTTTTTCCTGAAAGAAAGCAGAGTTGTTGAAAACCCTGTGGGCAGTGATGCTACTGATGGGGCAATACAGAAGCTTACATTAAGCATCTATAACCTCTTTGCCGAGGGTAGTAGGAGGAGGAATGCTCTATTGGTGCTCCTTATAGTCATCTTCTGCTCTTTCAGCTTTGCCAACTTTGGTGGCCTGACTGTGATTACTCTTTACGAGCTAAATGAGCCACTCTGTTGGAGCGAGATCCTCATTGGCTATGGCTCTGCTCTCTCCATCTCCGTCTTTGTCACCAGCTTCATTGGTGTGTACCTGCTTTCGCGCTGCCTGCCCAATCTGGTCATCATCTTCATTggcattctctctgtgtttattggCATGACGATGATGGCCTTCGTCAAAACCACATTGATGATGTTTCTTG tgagGACACCTATGCTCCTGGCAGTCATGCCTTTCCCTGTCCTGCGTTCCATGATGTCGAGGGTGGTCTCAAAGTCCGAACAGG GTGCCCTCTTTGCCTGTGTGGCTTTTGTCGATAACCTGTGCACTAATTTGGCAAATGCAGCATTCAACAGTGTCTACAGCCTCACAGTGGCCTGGTTCCCTGGCTTTGTCTTTCTTCTGGCTGCTGGAATCTGCCTCATTCCAATCAGTCTGCTGGG